The following coding sequences are from one Thermostaphylospora chromogena window:
- a CDS encoding endonuclease domain-containing protein, which produces MDLVRSVLAELEKAALELFPAWLPGAEAIQEPCGAGRRAVRRLALRLAAETGHFGPFLADLAERSLNGMPSATGTEARRVAFAPEVRAAELARVLAACYGRRGTALLVNVPDGLSAVQEEALVAGCDWLADRGHMAVWLTGVPPAVDRLAVATVAFPGAQRDREEARRPEEPGGPTRPGRAGAPGRPDGARGDVPALTYPPVAGRPHPVSEAERVLEAALAPLGWATGRAWNQTLRLDRFGTICRVDLLWRQERCVVEVDGPEHRGERRFEEDRHRDVCLQLAGYGVLRFTNAQVLKDTETVVRQIGRFVRGRRLGTLEG; this is translated from the coding sequence ATGGACCTCGTGCGGTCGGTTCTGGCCGAGTTGGAGAAGGCCGCGCTTGAACTGTTCCCGGCCTGGCTGCCGGGTGCCGAGGCGATCCAGGAACCCTGTGGTGCCGGTCGGCGGGCCGTACGGCGGCTCGCGCTACGCCTGGCCGCGGAAACCGGCCACTTCGGCCCTTTCCTGGCTGACCTCGCCGAGCGCTCCCTGAACGGCATGCCGTCGGCCACCGGAACCGAGGCGAGGAGAGTCGCTTTCGCGCCCGAGGTACGGGCGGCTGAGCTCGCTCGGGTGCTCGCCGCCTGCTACGGCCGCCGAGGGACCGCGCTGCTGGTGAACGTCCCCGACGGCCTGTCCGCCGTTCAGGAGGAGGCACTCGTCGCCGGATGCGATTGGCTCGCCGACCGTGGCCATATGGCGGTGTGGCTGACGGGCGTTCCACCTGCCGTTGATCGCCTTGCCGTCGCCACCGTCGCGTTCCCCGGCGCACAGCGTGACCGGGAAGAAGCGCGGCGGCCGGAGGAACCGGGAGGGCCGACACGGCCGGGACGGGCTGGTGCGCCGGGCCGACCGGACGGGGCCAGGGGGGACGTGCCTGCCCTGACGTACCCGCCTGTGGCGGGGAGGCCGCACCCGGTGAGCGAGGCGGAGCGGGTGCTGGAGGCGGCGCTCGCTCCGCTCGGCTGGGCCACGGGACGGGCGTGGAACCAGACTCTCCGGCTCGACCGGTTCGGCACTATCTGCCGGGTGGATCTGCTGTGGAGGCAGGAGCGGTGCGTAGTGGAGGTCGACGGCCCCGAACACCGCGGTGAGCGGCGCTTCGAAGAGGACCGGCACCGGGACGTGTGCCTGCAGCTCGCCGGCTACGGGGTGCTGCGGTTCACCAACGCGCAGGTCTTGAAGGACACCGAGACCGTTGTCCGGCAGATCGGCCGTTTCGTGCGCGGCCGCCGACTTGGAACGTTGGAAGGGTGA
- a CDS encoding SRPBCC family protein, which produces MKVVGSAVLGVDRKTLWTAFRDPAVLVNTIPGCERLEALGGDAYRMTITAGVASIKGVYDGEVALSDFREPESFVLKARGQGAPGTVDATVNVRLSETDEGTRVDYDAEAVVGGMIGGVGQRMLTSVAKKTAAEFFSAVERHLTTAPAAEDAAPTGTAQAPQPVPAQPVEAAVRTGQTFERPKQVRAKSETPPWPVLTAFGMGAAIALGSAVIGWLLGRTARRR; this is translated from the coding sequence ATGAAGGTCGTTGGTAGTGCGGTCCTGGGCGTAGACAGGAAGACGCTGTGGACGGCGTTCCGCGATCCGGCCGTGCTGGTGAACACGATTCCCGGGTGCGAACGGCTGGAGGCTCTGGGCGGCGACGCCTACCGAATGACGATCACCGCGGGCGTCGCGTCGATCAAGGGCGTCTACGACGGCGAGGTGGCGCTGTCGGACTTCCGGGAGCCGGAGTCCTTCGTGCTGAAGGCGCGCGGCCAGGGGGCGCCGGGAACGGTCGACGCCACGGTCAACGTGCGGCTGAGCGAGACCGATGAGGGCACCCGCGTCGACTACGACGCGGAGGCGGTGGTCGGCGGCATGATCGGCGGCGTCGGGCAGCGCATGCTGACGTCGGTGGCGAAGAAGACCGCCGCGGAGTTCTTCAGCGCGGTGGAGCGGCATCTCACCACCGCTCCCGCCGCCGAGGACGCCGCGCCCACCGGGACGGCGCAGGCGCCGCAGCCCGTGCCCGCCCAGCCGGTGGAGGCCGCGGTGCGGACGGGGCAGACGTTCGAGCGGCCCAAGCAGGTCCGGGCGAAGAGCGAGACACCGCCGTGGCCGGTGCTCACCGCGTTCGGCATGGGAGCGGCGATAGCCCTGGGCAGCGCGGTCATCGGCTGGCTGCTCGGCCGTACCGCACGCCGTCGCTGA
- a CDS encoding endonuclease yields MAEEDGAKHDGTTAGRRAKTHEAALVEVLLERYGRTYAEEAGIRLADRPGPLYRLLVLATLLSARISADIAVAAARELYAAGCRSPAAMLEASWQDRVDALGRGRYRRYDERTAAMLGDGARLLLDRWRGDLRRLRDEAGGDAGRVSGLLTGFPGIGPVGASIFLREVQAVWPQVVPYVDRRTLDCAAEVGLPARPGLLAEAAGSGRDLARLSAALIRVSRDTRAVAEVRAAVPG; encoded by the coding sequence ATGGCGGAGGAGGACGGCGCGAAGCACGATGGGACCACCGCCGGGAGGCGCGCGAAGACCCACGAGGCGGCCTTGGTGGAGGTGCTGCTGGAGCGGTATGGACGCACCTACGCCGAGGAGGCGGGGATCAGGCTCGCCGACCGGCCGGGGCCGCTGTACCGGCTGCTGGTCCTGGCCACGCTGCTGAGCGCCCGCATCTCGGCGGACATCGCCGTGGCGGCGGCCCGCGAACTCTACGCCGCGGGCTGCCGCTCCCCCGCGGCCATGCTGGAGGCGAGCTGGCAGGACCGGGTGGACGCGCTCGGCCGGGGCCGCTACCGGCGCTACGACGAGCGCACCGCCGCCATGCTCGGCGACGGCGCGCGGCTGCTGCTCGACCGGTGGCGCGGCGACCTGCGCCGCCTGCGTGACGAGGCGGGCGGGGACGCCGGGCGGGTGAGCGGGCTGCTCACCGGGTTCCCCGGCATCGGCCCGGTCGGAGCCTCGATCTTCCTGCGCGAGGTGCAGGCGGTGTGGCCGCAGGTGGTGCCGTACGTCGACCGGCGCACCCTGGACTGCGCCGCCGAGGTCGGACTGCCCGCGCGGCCCGGCCTCCTCGCCGAGGCGGCCGGTTCCGGCCGCGACCTCGCCCGTCTCTCCGCGGCTCTCATCCGCGTCTCCCGCGACACCCGGGCCGTCGCCGAGGTGAGGGCCGCCGTACCCGGCTGA
- a CDS encoding class I SAM-dependent methyltransferase: protein MAGVRNIPEIMHRTLFRTVSLLGRGQSVVLGRYFDWWHRTPDPWKLATDEYEHYKYRTTLEQLPDRPYRSILDVGCSEGVFTCMLAENYPEARVTGLDISARALERARARGRHLADRLSFARADLLIPTHNDTYDLVFCAETLYYLGREERLRLAAARLGGLLAPGGLLVAVHPWPEARRLHGHLDSAPGMSKISEHVDEGTHRPFAVSIYQAES from the coding sequence ATGGCCGGTGTGCGGAACATCCCCGAGATCATGCACCGCACGTTATTCAGGACCGTGTCCCTGCTGGGACGCGGTCAGTCCGTCGTGCTGGGCCGCTACTTCGACTGGTGGCATCGCACCCCCGATCCGTGGAAACTCGCCACCGACGAGTACGAGCATTACAAGTACCGCACCACACTGGAGCAGCTCCCCGACCGGCCCTACCGTTCGATCCTGGACGTCGGGTGCAGCGAGGGGGTCTTCACCTGCATGCTCGCCGAGAACTACCCCGAGGCGCGGGTGACGGGGCTGGACATCTCGGCACGCGCGCTGGAACGGGCGCGGGCACGCGGCCGCCACTTGGCCGACCGGCTGAGCTTCGCCCGCGCCGACCTGCTCATCCCCACCCACAACGACACCTACGATCTGGTCTTCTGCGCCGAAACGCTGTACTACCTGGGGCGTGAGGAGCGGCTCAGGCTGGCCGCCGCCCGGCTGGGCGGGCTCCTCGCGCCCGGCGGGTTGCTGGTGGCCGTGCATCCGTGGCCGGAGGCCCGGCGGCTCCACGGCCACCTGGATTCCGCCCCCGGAATGTCCAAGATCTCCGAGCACGTGGACGAGGGGACCCACCGGCCGTTCGCGGTCTCGATCTACCAGGCCGAATCCTGA
- a CDS encoding PP2C family protein-serine/threonine phosphatase — protein MTGDVKLRGSHAAGAGWRTARSQPPSPLVLFLWLAGLTAAVIVMGFLIGQRMSLIPFLIFLPVFVAGRGTVRQTALITAGVVLIVLCALPFQSASPAEKVAEVAFAAVLGALSVVICRNRIRKEEEIVRLRSAAAALQRQLLRPLPLRTDRLVAEGLYEPVEEDSRIGGDVYEMIASPYGTRVLLADVQGTGLPAIGTAFAVLGAFREAAIREPELTGVVAALEDATLRHNAFSRRVGEPERFVTALVLDVGGDRTALAVNCGHPPPLLLDPDRVRPALRHDPEVPLGLGALAARPRAVEEFDFPDGATLLLYTDGLIEAKDASDRFYPLRERLADRRLQPSGRLVRGIWADLLRYTGGEIQDDVAILALRRVTS, from the coding sequence GTGACTGGTGACGTGAAGCTCAGAGGGTCGCACGCGGCCGGTGCCGGCTGGAGAACGGCGCGCTCGCAGCCACCGAGCCCGCTCGTGCTGTTCCTGTGGCTGGCCGGGCTGACCGCGGCGGTCATCGTGATGGGCTTCCTGATCGGCCAGAGGATGTCGCTGATCCCCTTCCTCATCTTCTTGCCCGTCTTCGTCGCCGGTCGGGGCACGGTGCGGCAGACCGCGCTCATCACGGCCGGGGTCGTCCTCATCGTGCTGTGCGCGCTGCCGTTCCAGTCCGCGAGCCCTGCGGAGAAGGTGGCGGAGGTCGCGTTCGCGGCCGTGCTCGGCGCGCTGAGCGTCGTGATATGCCGCAACCGGATACGCAAAGAGGAGGAGATCGTACGGCTGCGCTCGGCGGCCGCAGCCCTGCAACGGCAGCTGCTGCGCCCGCTGCCCCTCCGCACCGACCGGCTCGTCGCCGAAGGGCTGTATGAGCCGGTGGAGGAGGACAGCAGGATCGGCGGCGACGTCTACGAGATGATCGCTTCGCCGTACGGGACGCGCGTGCTCCTCGCCGACGTGCAGGGCACGGGACTGCCCGCGATCGGCACCGCCTTCGCCGTACTGGGCGCCTTCCGTGAGGCGGCGATCCGTGAACCGGAGCTGACCGGCGTCGTCGCCGCGCTGGAGGACGCCACCCTGCGGCACAACGCCTTCTCCCGCCGGGTCGGGGAGCCCGAACGGTTCGTCACCGCGCTGGTGCTGGACGTCGGGGGCGACCGGACGGCGCTGGCCGTCAACTGCGGCCACCCGCCGCCCCTGCTGCTCGACCCGGACCGCGTACGGCCGGCACTGCGTCACGATCCGGAGGTGCCGCTGGGGCTGGGCGCGCTGGCCGCACGGCCGCGCGCCGTCGAGGAGTTCGACTTCCCCGACGGCGCGACCCTGCTGCTGTACACCGACGGCCTCATCGAGGCCAAGGACGCCTCCGACCGGTTCTACCCTCTGCGCGAGCGTCTGGCCGACCGGCGTCTTCAGCCCTCCGGGCGGCTGGTCCGCGGGATCTGGGCCGACCTGCTCCGGTACACCGGGGGCGAGATCCAAGACGACGTCGCCATACTCGCCCTGCGGCGGGTGACCTCCTAG
- the fdhA gene encoding formaldehyde dehydrogenase, glutathione-independent — protein MPANHAVVYEGPGKVEVKEVPYPTFEVKDGPGVNPANVGRKVPHGAIIKSVATSICGSDQHMVRGRTTAPAGLTLGHEITGEVVETGPDVEFIKTGDLVSVPFNIACGRCRNCKERKTGVCENVNPDRAGSAYGYVDMGGWVGGQAEYVLVPYADWNLLKYPDKEQAMEKILDLAMLSDIFPTGYHGCVTAGVTTGSTVYIAGAGPVGLAAATSAFLLGAAVVIVADLNKDRLNQARSFGCETIDVSQGDPADQIEQILGTPEVDCAVDAVGFEARGHGADAAKEQPATVLNTLMKVTRAGGALGIPGLYVTGDPGAEDEAAKHGSLSIQIGLGWAKSLGFTTGQCPVMKYNRQLMMAILHDRVQIAKAVNATPIPLEQAPQGYRDFDRGAARKYVLDPHGMLPKAA, from the coding sequence ATGCCTGCCAACCATGCCGTCGTCTACGAAGGACCGGGCAAGGTAGAGGTCAAAGAAGTGCCGTATCCCACCTTCGAGGTGAAGGACGGTCCCGGGGTCAATCCGGCCAACGTCGGCCGCAAGGTGCCGCACGGCGCGATCATCAAGTCTGTGGCGACCAGCATCTGCGGCAGCGACCAGCACATGGTACGTGGCCGCACCACCGCGCCCGCAGGGCTCACGCTCGGCCATGAGATCACCGGTGAGGTGGTGGAGACCGGCCCGGACGTGGAGTTCATCAAGACCGGCGATCTGGTGTCGGTCCCGTTCAACATCGCCTGCGGCCGCTGCCGTAACTGCAAGGAGCGCAAGACCGGCGTCTGCGAGAACGTCAACCCCGACCGGGCCGGGTCGGCATACGGCTACGTGGACATGGGCGGCTGGGTCGGGGGCCAGGCCGAGTACGTCCTGGTGCCCTACGCCGACTGGAACCTGCTGAAGTACCCCGACAAGGAACAGGCGATGGAGAAGATCCTCGACCTGGCCATGCTGTCGGACATCTTCCCGACCGGCTACCACGGGTGCGTGACGGCCGGCGTCACCACCGGATCCACCGTCTACATCGCCGGCGCGGGACCGGTCGGGCTGGCCGCGGCCACCTCGGCGTTCCTGCTCGGGGCCGCGGTCGTCATCGTCGCCGACCTCAACAAGGACCGGCTGAACCAGGCGCGCAGCTTCGGCTGCGAGACGATCGACGTCTCCCAGGGAGACCCCGCCGACCAGATCGAGCAGATCCTCGGCACGCCCGAGGTCGACTGCGCGGTGGACGCCGTCGGTTTCGAGGCCCGCGGCCACGGAGCCGATGCGGCGAAGGAGCAGCCGGCCACCGTGCTCAACACGCTCATGAAGGTCACCCGCGCGGGCGGCGCGCTGGGCATCCCGGGTCTTTACGTCACAGGCGACCCCGGCGCCGAGGACGAGGCGGCCAAGCACGGCTCGCTGTCCATCCAGATCGGCCTGGGCTGGGCCAAGTCGCTCGGGTTCACCACCGGCCAGTGCCCGGTCATGAAGTACAACCGGCAGCTGATGATGGCGATCCTGCACGACCGGGTGCAGATCGCCAAGGCGGTCAACGCCACGCCCATCCCGCTGGAGCAGGCACCCCAGGGCTACCGGGACTTCGACCGGGGAGCCGCGCGGAAGTACGTCCTGGACCCGCACGGGATGCTGCCCAAGGCCGCCTGA
- a CDS encoding DUF4383 domain-containing protein, giving the protein MNAQGVKSITQTPLQTAALVVGLVFLLVGILGFIPGITTNYGAMQFAGHQSEAMLLGLFQVSVLHNIVHLLLGVAGVLMARTWASARLYLIGGGIIYLLLFLYGLLVADESAANFVPLNTADDWLHLLLAIGMIGLGALLSRDRSRTGAIR; this is encoded by the coding sequence ATGAACGCACAGGGAGTGAAAAGCATCACGCAGACGCCGCTGCAGACGGCGGCTCTGGTCGTCGGCCTGGTGTTCCTTCTCGTCGGAATCCTGGGGTTCATCCCCGGGATAACGACGAACTACGGCGCCATGCAGTTCGCCGGCCACCAGTCCGAGGCGATGCTCCTCGGCCTCTTCCAGGTGTCCGTCCTGCACAACATCGTCCACCTGCTGCTCGGTGTCGCGGGCGTCCTGATGGCCAGGACATGGGCCTCCGCGCGGCTCTACCTCATCGGGGGCGGCATCATCTACCTGCTGCTGTTCCTGTACGGCCTGCTGGTCGCAGACGAGAGCGCGGCCAACTTCGTCCCGCTCAACACCGCCGACGACTGGCTCCACCTGCTCCTGGCCATCGGCATGATCGGTCTCGGTGCGCTGCTGTCCCGCGACCGTTCCCGGACCGGCGCGATCCGCTGA
- a CDS encoding cytochrome ubiquinol oxidase subunit I, producing the protein MDALDLARWQFGITTVYHFLFVPLTIGMGIFVAALQTAWHRTGKEHYLTLTKFFGKIFLINFAMGVVTGIVQEFQFGMNWSEYSTFVGDVFGAPLAMEALLAFFLESTFIGLWIFGWDRLPKRIHLATIWAAAIGTNLSAYFILAANAWMKHPVGYVVENGRARMTDIWAVLTNSTALAQVPHVIAGSFVVAGGFVIAVSAYRILRERRTPDTPDATARAGMWRTSLRAALAMTAAAGLIVTATGDLSAKLLHEQQPMKLAAAEGLAEDTAGAPFSIVPGVEIPGLLSYLATGDADATIQGTQDLQRRFVETFGPGDYVPNLPVVYWSFRVMVGFGLVTLVLSLLGLWVTRRRSGPLPTWFARLSILALPLPTLASIAGWLLAEIGRQPWTVQGELLTAASVSPDVSLTQVATSLTIFTLLYGALAVAEAVLLVRYIKAGPETPSEPSRDLPDSPDRLQPQPTLMY; encoded by the coding sequence ATGGACGCACTCGACCTGGCCCGATGGCAGTTCGGCATCACGACCGTCTACCACTTCCTCTTCGTGCCGCTGACGATTGGAATGGGCATCTTCGTCGCGGCCCTGCAGACGGCCTGGCATCGCACCGGCAAGGAGCACTACCTCACGCTCACCAAGTTCTTCGGGAAGATCTTCCTGATCAACTTCGCGATGGGCGTGGTCACCGGCATCGTGCAGGAGTTCCAGTTCGGCATGAACTGGAGCGAGTACTCCACCTTCGTCGGTGACGTGTTCGGCGCGCCGCTGGCCATGGAGGCGCTGCTGGCGTTCTTCCTGGAGTCCACGTTCATCGGTCTGTGGATCTTCGGCTGGGACCGGCTCCCCAAACGGATCCACCTGGCCACGATCTGGGCGGCGGCCATCGGCACCAACCTGTCGGCCTACTTCATCCTGGCCGCCAACGCATGGATGAAGCACCCGGTCGGCTACGTCGTCGAGAACGGCCGGGCGCGCATGACCGACATCTGGGCGGTGCTGACCAACTCCACCGCGCTGGCGCAGGTACCGCACGTGATCGCGGGCTCGTTCGTGGTCGCCGGCGGGTTCGTCATCGCGGTCAGCGCATACCGGATCCTGCGTGAACGGCGCACCCCGGACACCCCCGACGCCACCGCCCGTGCGGGCATGTGGCGGACGAGCCTGCGGGCCGCGCTGGCCATGACCGCGGCGGCCGGGCTCATCGTCACCGCGACCGGCGACCTGTCCGCCAAGCTGCTGCACGAACAGCAGCCGATGAAGCTCGCCGCCGCCGAAGGACTCGCCGAGGACACCGCGGGCGCGCCGTTCTCCATCGTCCCCGGCGTGGAGATCCCGGGCCTGCTGAGCTACCTCGCCACCGGCGACGCGGACGCGACCATACAGGGCACCCAGGATCTGCAGCGGCGCTTCGTGGAGACCTTCGGCCCCGGCGACTACGTGCCCAACCTGCCGGTCGTCTACTGGTCCTTCCGCGTGATGGTCGGCTTCGGCCTGGTGACGCTCGTCCTGTCGCTGCTCGGCCTGTGGGTGACCCGGCGGCGCAGCGGGCCGCTGCCGACGTGGTTCGCCCGGCTGAGCATACTCGCGCTCCCGCTGCCGACCCTCGCGTCGATCGCCGGCTGGCTGCTCGCCGAGATCGGCCGCCAGCCGTGGACGGTCCAGGGCGAGCTGCTCACCGCCGCGAGCGTCTCACCGGATGTGTCCCTCACCCAGGTGGCGACCTCACTGACGATCTTCACCCTGCTGTACGGCGCGCTCGCCGTGGCCGAGGCCGTACTGCTGGTGCGCTACATCAAGGCGGGCCCCGAGACGCCGTCCGAACCGAGCCGGGACCTGCCCGACTCGCCCGACCGGCTGCAGCCGCAGCCCACCCTCATGTACTGA
- the cydB gene encoding cytochrome d ubiquinol oxidase subunit II: protein MDLVTFWFVVIAILWTGFFVLEGFDFGVGMLAPVLARNEAQRRQTLRTIGPVWDGNEVWLITAVGAMFAAFPLWYSTLLSRFYLPLVLVLTALIVRGIGLEWRGKVTTPAARRWCDAGITVGSAAAAFLWGAIFAALLLDGAVAALAGGLFSLALCTLHGAVFIALKTEGPVRRRARTAALAAAPVAVPLAAVALPALDGGSPVVRASALAAMAALAAGVALAWRRREGWAFTATAGAIALTVAAMFLAMWPEPLPGLTVAEAASGPYTLGVMTWIGLAALPFVLAYQGWTYWVFRKRLTQEKVEVTA, encoded by the coding sequence ATGGATCTCGTCACATTCTGGTTCGTCGTCATCGCCATCCTGTGGACGGGGTTCTTCGTACTGGAGGGCTTCGACTTCGGCGTCGGGATGCTCGCTCCGGTCCTGGCCCGGAACGAGGCCCAGCGCCGCCAGACCCTGCGCACCATCGGGCCGGTCTGGGACGGCAACGAGGTGTGGCTCATCACCGCGGTCGGCGCGATGTTCGCCGCCTTCCCCCTGTGGTACTCCACCCTGCTCAGCAGGTTCTACCTGCCGCTGGTGCTCGTGTTGACCGCGCTGATCGTGCGCGGCATCGGCCTGGAGTGGCGCGGCAAGGTGACCACCCCCGCGGCGCGACGCTGGTGCGACGCGGGCATCACGGTGGGCAGCGCCGCGGCCGCCTTCCTGTGGGGCGCGATCTTCGCCGCCCTGCTGCTGGACGGCGCGGTCGCCGCGCTGGCGGGCGGCCTGTTCTCGCTGGCGCTGTGCACGCTGCACGGCGCGGTGTTCATCGCGCTCAAGACCGAAGGCCCGGTACGGCGGCGCGCCCGCACCGCCGCGCTGGCCGCGGCGCCGGTCGCCGTGCCGCTCGCGGCCGTCGCCCTGCCCGCCCTGGACGGCGGGTCGCCGGTCGTACGGGCGAGCGCGCTGGCCGCGATGGCCGCGCTCGCCGCCGGGGTGGCGCTGGCGTGGCGCCGCCGCGAAGGCTGGGCCTTCACCGCCACCGCGGGCGCGATCGCGCTCACCGTCGCGGCGATGTTCCTCGCCATGTGGCCCGAGCCGCTGCCCGGCCTCACCGTCGCCGAGGCCGCCTCCGGCCCGTACACGCTGGGCGTCATGACCTGGATCGGCCTGGCCGCCCTGCCGTTCGTCCTCGCCTACCAGGGCTGGACCTACTGGGTCTTCCGCAAGCGCCTCACCCAGGAGAAGGTCGAGGTCACCGCCTGA
- a CDS encoding DoxX family protein, translating into MRLDRYAEPTLALFRMVVGLLFTFHGVATMFGVFGGHMGTGRAAEFGAWPSWWAALIQLVCGLLVLTGLFTRIAALLASGSMAYAYFVVHQPQDLLPLRNGGELAALFCWAFFLIAVLGPGSWALDRLRAGQPGLALGKSRAPSESVHS; encoded by the coding sequence ATGAGGCTCGACCGGTACGCCGAACCGACGTTGGCACTCTTCCGTATGGTCGTCGGGCTGCTGTTCACCTTCCACGGCGTGGCCACCATGTTCGGGGTCTTCGGCGGACACATGGGCACCGGGCGGGCCGCCGAGTTCGGGGCCTGGCCCAGCTGGTGGGCCGCGCTGATCCAGCTGGTCTGCGGCCTGCTGGTGCTGACCGGCCTGTTCACCAGGATCGCCGCCCTGCTCGCCTCCGGCTCGATGGCCTACGCCTACTTCGTCGTCCACCAGCCGCAGGATCTGCTGCCGCTGCGGAACGGCGGCGAGCTGGCGGCGCTGTTCTGCTGGGCGTTCTTCCTCATCGCCGTCCTCGGCCCCGGCTCCTGGGCCTTGGACCGGCTCCGCGCCGGCCAGCCCGGCCTCGCGCTCGGCAAGAGCCGAGCGCCGTCCGAGTCGGTGCACAGCTGA
- a CDS encoding alpha/beta fold hydrolase, protein MLDRKNLLVVEPRGVGASSPLLCPGLDLGAPETVAACADRLGPRARFFTADQAAADMDAVRRALGVARVTFYGNSYGTLYAQAYAARFPDRLEAVFLDSVTVTDRDGYALWPLRSRPDHLALICERSHACRALPGDAAGTWYRLVAHLRDRPDPHFPLSALSTLNNVVYDPVFGREVNAAATAYLSGDPKPLRRLVRVLTDLPLPPPGAPELAGYLAYRCGDGGFPFDRDAAPAERARQLERHLAEERPFAPFTLEDIGIENVAAVEPCVNWPTPRRSPPVPPQAPRTTAPIMAVGGDFDSHSPAEVAEAVRAYPNAAFVRVPFGAHSLAWGGGPVGECVRTAMRTFLTDPAHRIPRTDCTAENYRAAGAFPRSVADVRPLPVRGLKEPERRVLAAAFATAEDAVSRRNPYALYHSMLTEEAGLRGGRIRFGDDGAAVALEKTRFVDDLQVSGTIRLAASGEAVADVDVTRANGRAHRVTLSWRPFTAVERPAMSGVFDGRRFTVPPA, encoded by the coding sequence GTGCTGGACCGGAAGAACCTGCTGGTCGTCGAGCCCCGAGGGGTGGGGGCGTCGTCTCCGCTGCTGTGCCCGGGACTGGATCTGGGCGCGCCGGAGACCGTCGCCGCGTGCGCGGACCGGCTGGGCCCCCGGGCCCGGTTCTTCACCGCCGACCAGGCCGCGGCCGACATGGACGCGGTACGGCGGGCGCTCGGCGTTGCGCGGGTGACCTTCTACGGCAACTCGTACGGCACGCTGTACGCCCAGGCGTACGCCGCGCGCTTCCCCGACCGTCTGGAGGCGGTGTTCCTCGACAGCGTCACGGTCACCGACCGGGACGGGTACGCCCTATGGCCGCTGCGCAGCCGCCCCGACCACCTCGCCCTCATCTGCGAGCGGTCCCACGCCTGCCGGGCGCTGCCCGGGGACGCGGCCGGGACGTGGTACCGGCTGGTGGCGCACCTGCGGGACCGTCCCGATCCCCACTTCCCGCTCTCGGCGCTGTCGACCCTCAACAACGTCGTGTACGACCCGGTGTTCGGGCGCGAGGTCAACGCGGCCGCGACGGCCTACCTGAGCGGCGATCCGAAGCCGCTGCGGCGGCTGGTCCGGGTCCTGACCGATCTCCCGCTGCCCCCTCCCGGCGCCCCGGAGCTGGCGGGTTACCTCGCCTACCGGTGCGGGGACGGCGGTTTCCCGTTCGACCGGGACGCCGCACCGGCCGAGCGGGCTCGCCAGTTGGAACGCCACCTCGCCGAGGAACGCCCGTTCGCGCCGTTCACCCTCGAAGACATCGGCATCGAGAACGTGGCGGCGGTGGAGCCCTGCGTCAACTGGCCGACGCCGCGCCGCAGCCCGCCGGTGCCGCCGCAGGCCCCGCGCACCACCGCGCCGATCATGGCGGTCGGCGGGGATTTCGACAGCCACAGCCCCGCCGAGGTCGCCGAAGCCGTCCGCGCCTACCCGAACGCCGCGTTCGTCCGGGTTCCCTTCGGCGCGCACAGCCTCGCCTGGGGCGGCGGGCCGGTGGGCGAGTGCGTGCGTACGGCGATGCGGACCTTCCTCACCGACCCCGCCCACCGGATCCCCCGCACGGACTGCACCGCGGAGAACTACCGCGCGGCCGGGGCGTTCCCCCGCTCGGTCGCCGACGTCCGCCCGCTGCCGGTCCGCGGACTCAAGGAGCCGGAGCGGCGGGTCCTCGCCGCCGCGTTCGCCACGGCCGAGGACGCCGTCTCCCGCCGCAACCCCTACGCGCTGTACCACTCCATGCTGACGGAGGAGGCCGGGCTGCGCGGCGGCCGGATCCGCTTCGGCGACGACGGGGCCGCCGTCGCCTTGGAGAAGACGCGTTTCGTGGACGACCTTCAAGTGAGCGGGACCATCCGCCTGGCCGCGTCCGGCGAGGCCGTCGCCGACGTGGACGTGACCCGCGCGAACGGGCGGGCGCACCGCGTCACCCTGTCCTGGCGGCCGTTCACCGCCGTGGAGCGCCCCGCGATGTCCGGCGTCTTCGACGGCCGCCGGTTCACCGTGCCCCCGGCCTGA